A single region of the Amphiprion ocellaris isolate individual 3 ecotype Okinawa chromosome 4, ASM2253959v1, whole genome shotgun sequence genome encodes:
- the LOC111581366 gene encoding rho-related GTP-binding protein RhoU-like isoform X1 gives MLPQDVGKQKSRRVSEPMCGGDCPPVPPRRLKSRDFPLSVKRRRSGSAPERKVNCVLVGDGAVGKTSLVVSYTTNGYPTEYTPTAFDNFTVMVVVDGKPVRLQLCDMAGQKWGLVDGSINDELERLRLLCYKNADVFLLCYSVVRPCSFRNLTEKWVPEIHQHCPGAPLVLVGTQVDLREDVQVLIHLAQNQEQPVGTEEGRRLAQELGAVSFAECSALTQKNLKDTFDSAILASIQQTDSNSVEQQQRLTLRKKTPDKIKSLSETWWKKINCLMGEQSCEFK, from the exons ATGCTGCCTCAAGACGTCGGGAAGCAGAAGTCCCGCCGGGTGTCGGAGCCGATGTGCGGAGGAGACTGTCCTCCGGTGCCTCCTCGGCGCTTAAAGAGCCGCGACTTTCCTCTGAGCGTGAAGCGCCGGCGGTCCGGCTCCGCTCCTGAGCGCAAGGTAAACTGCGTCCTGGTTGGAGACGGAGCAGTGGGCAAGACCAGCCTCGTCGTCAGCTACACCACCAACGGATACCCGACAGAATACACTCCCACCGCGTTTGACAACTTTACCG TGATGGTTGTGGTTGACGGAAAACcagtgaggctgcagctctGTGACATGGCAGGACAG AAATGGGGGCTGGTTGACGGATCTATTAAT GACGAGTTGGAGCGCCTCCGGCTGCTGTGCTACAAAAACGCTGATGTCTTCCTGCTCTGCTACAGCGTGGTCCGGCCCTGCTCTTTCCGTAACCTGACCGAGAAATGGGTTCCTGAGATCCATCAGCACTGTCCTGGCGCTCCCCTGGTCCTGGTTGGCACCCAGGTGGACCTGAGGGAGGACGTCCAGGTACTGATCCACCTGGCGCAGAACCAGGAGCAGCCGGTGGGCACCGAGGAAGGCCGGCGTCTGGCCCAGGAGCTCGGGGCGGTGAGCTTTGCAGAGTGCTCGGCGCTGACCCAGAAGAACCTTAAGGACACTTTTGATTCAGCCATCCTGGCCAGCATCCAGCAGACGGACAGTAACAGCGTCGAACAGCAGCAGAGGCTGACTCTGAGGAAGAAGACTCCTGATAAGATCAAGAGCCTGTCGGAGACCTGGTGGAAGAAGATTAACTGTCTGATGGGAGAGCAGAGCTGTGAATTCAAATGA
- the dla gene encoding delta-like protein A — MYLFNMGRVILLTLAVMSMFLCQGFCSGVFELKLQEFLNKKGIQGNKNCCKGGLASSFQQQCECKTFFRICLKHYQPNASPEPPCTYGGAVTPVLGSNSFQVPDVIPESSFSNPIRINFGFTWPGTFSLIIEALHTDSKDDLSTENPDRVISTMTTQRHLTVGEEWSQDLHTGGRTELKYSYRFVCDEHYYGDGCSVFCRPRDDAFGHFTCGERGEIVCDAGWKGQYCTEPICLPGCDEEHGFCEKPGECKCRVGFKGRYCDECIRYPGCLHGTCQQPWQCNCQEGWGGLFCNQDLNYCTHHKPCMNGATCSNTGQGSYTCSCRPGFTGASCEIQVNECAGNPCRNGGSCTDLENTYTCTCPHGFYGNNCELSAMTCADGPCSNGGRCADNPDGGYFCQCPTGYAGFNCEKKIDHCTSSPCSNGARCVDLVNSYLCQCPEGFTGMNCDHTGDECSVYPCQNGGTCQEGPNGYTCTCPPGYTGRNCSSPISRCEHNPCHNGATCHERNNRYVCACVPGYGGRNCQFLLPEHAAIRGSEVPWMAIGSGVALVLLLLAGCAVLVGFFRSKVQRGSPVETVVEGETINNLTNNCHRSDRDLAISVMPTSGVKNINKKMDFCSGDPDEGSSPGRSGYKSRHPPADYNLVHEVNYEQAAKEAMLEAACEDKCQSLDSFEFEEKRSKRLKCDASEKKAPETSACADTKYKSVFVMSEEKDECIIATEV; from the exons atgtatttatttaatatggGGCGCGTCATCCTGCTGACTCTCGCCGTCATGTCCATGTTCCTGTGCCAG GGGTTTTGTTCGGGAGTGTTTGAGCTGAAGTTGCAGGAGTTTCTAAACAAGAAGGGAATACAGGGCAACAAAAACTGCTGTAAAGGAGGTCTGGCTTCGTCTTTCCAGCAGCAGTGTGAATGTAAAACCTTCTTCAGGATCTGTCTGAAGCACTATCAGCCCAACGCCTCCCCGGAGCCTCCGTGCACCTACGGCGGAGCTGTGACGCCCGTCCTCGGCTCCAACTCGTTCCAGGTCCCCGATGTCATCCCGGAGAGTTCGTTCAGCAACCCCATCAGGATTAACTTCGGCTTCACGTGGCCG GGGACCTTCTCGCTGATCATTGAAGCATTACACACCGATTCCAAAGACGACCTCTCCACAG AGAACCCAGACCGGGTCATCAGCACCATGACCACCCAGAGGCATCTGACGGTGGGAGAGGAGTGGTCCCAGGACCTGCACACCGGAGGAAGGACTGAACTCAAGTACTCGTATCGGTTCGTGTGCGACGAGCACTATTACGGGGACGGATGCTCGGTGTTCTGCCGGCCAAGAGACGACGCCTTCGGACATTTCACCTGTGGAGAGCGCGGGGAGATCGTGTGCGACGCCGGGTGGAAGGGCCAGTACTGCACTGAAC CGATTTGTCTGCCTGGCTGCGATGAAGAGCACGGCTTCTGTGAGAAACCCGGAGAGTGCAA GTGCAGAGTGGGATTCAAAGGGCGCTACTGCGACGAGTGCATTCGTTACCCGGGCTGCCTCCATGGGACCTGCCAGCAGCCCTGGCAGTGCAACTGTCAGGAGGGCTGGGGGGGACTCTTCTGCAACCAAG ATCTCAACTACTGCACTCACCACAAGCCCTGCATGAATGGAGCCACTTGTAGCAACACTGGTCAGGGCAGCTACACCTGTTCCTGCAGACCCGGCTTCACTGGGGCCAGCTGTGAGATCCAGGTCAACGAATGTGCTGGAAACCCCTGCCGCAACGGAGGGAGCTGCACT GACTTGGAAAACACATATACCTGCACTTGCCCTCACGGTTTCTATGGCAACAACTGCGAGCTGAGCGCCATGACGTGTGCCGATGGGCCTTGCTCCAACGGTGGCCGCTGTGCTGACAACCCTGACGGAGGCTACTTCTGCCAGTGCCCCACAGGATATGCAGGCTTCAACTGTGAGAAGAAGATTGACCACTGCACCTCCAGCCCCTGCTCCAACG GTGCACGCTGTGTGGACCTTGTCAACTCGTACTTGTGTCAGTGTCCAGAAGGTTTCACTGGCATGAACTGTGACCACACTGGGGACGAGTGTTCTGTGTACCCTTGCCAGAACGGTGGAACGTGCCAGGAAGGTCCTAACGGTTACACCTGCACCTGCCCGCCAGGATACACCGGCCGCAACTGCAGCTCCCCCATCAGCCGCTGTGAGCACAACCCTTGCCACAATGGTGCCACCTGCCACGAGAGAAACAACCGCTACGTCTGCGCGTGTGTTCCCGGATACGGCGGCAGAAACTGCCAGTTCCTGCTCCCAGAGCACGCCGCCATCCGTGGCTCAGAAGTGCCCTGGATGGCCATAGGGTCCGGTGTGGccctggtgctgctgctgctggcaggATGCGCTGTACTGGTTGGATTTTTCCGATCAAAAGTCCAGCGCGGCAGTCCAGTAGAGACTGTAGTTGAAGGAGAGACAATAAATAACCTGACTAACAACTGTCACCGCAGTGACAGAGACCTGGCGATCAGTGTGATGCCGACGTCAGGTGTCAAAAATATCAACAAGAAGATGGACTTCTGCAGCGGAGACCCTGATGAGGGATCCTCACCGGGGAGGAGCGGCTACAAGAGCCGCCACCCGCCTGCAGACTACAACCTCGTACACGAGGTTAACTATGAACAAGCAGCTAAGGAGGCCATGCTGGAGGCAGCATGCGAGGACAAGTGCCAATCCCTGGACTCATTTGAGTTTGAGGAGAAACGCAGCAAACGTTTAAaatg CGATGCATCAGAAAAGAAAGCCCCAGAAACGTCTGCATGTGCGGACACCAAGTACAaatctgtgtttgtgatgtCAGAGGAGAAGGACGAATGTATAATTGCAACTGAG GTGTAA
- the LOC111581366 gene encoding rho-related GTP-binding protein RhoU-like isoform X2 translates to MLPQDVGKQKSRRVSEPMCGGDCPPVPPRRLKSRDFPLSVKRRRSGSAPERKVNCVLVGDGAVGKTSLVVSYTTNGYPTEYTPTAFDNFTVMVVVDGKPVRLQLCDMAGQDELERLRLLCYKNADVFLLCYSVVRPCSFRNLTEKWVPEIHQHCPGAPLVLVGTQVDLREDVQVLIHLAQNQEQPVGTEEGRRLAQELGAVSFAECSALTQKNLKDTFDSAILASIQQTDSNSVEQQQRLTLRKKTPDKIKSLSETWWKKINCLMGEQSCEFK, encoded by the exons ATGCTGCCTCAAGACGTCGGGAAGCAGAAGTCCCGCCGGGTGTCGGAGCCGATGTGCGGAGGAGACTGTCCTCCGGTGCCTCCTCGGCGCTTAAAGAGCCGCGACTTTCCTCTGAGCGTGAAGCGCCGGCGGTCCGGCTCCGCTCCTGAGCGCAAGGTAAACTGCGTCCTGGTTGGAGACGGAGCAGTGGGCAAGACCAGCCTCGTCGTCAGCTACACCACCAACGGATACCCGACAGAATACACTCCCACCGCGTTTGACAACTTTACCG TGATGGTTGTGGTTGACGGAAAACcagtgaggctgcagctctGTGACATGGCAGGACAG GACGAGTTGGAGCGCCTCCGGCTGCTGTGCTACAAAAACGCTGATGTCTTCCTGCTCTGCTACAGCGTGGTCCGGCCCTGCTCTTTCCGTAACCTGACCGAGAAATGGGTTCCTGAGATCCATCAGCACTGTCCTGGCGCTCCCCTGGTCCTGGTTGGCACCCAGGTGGACCTGAGGGAGGACGTCCAGGTACTGATCCACCTGGCGCAGAACCAGGAGCAGCCGGTGGGCACCGAGGAAGGCCGGCGTCTGGCCCAGGAGCTCGGGGCGGTGAGCTTTGCAGAGTGCTCGGCGCTGACCCAGAAGAACCTTAAGGACACTTTTGATTCAGCCATCCTGGCCAGCATCCAGCAGACGGACAGTAACAGCGTCGAACAGCAGCAGAGGCTGACTCTGAGGAAGAAGACTCCTGATAAGATCAAGAGCCTGTCGGAGACCTGGTGGAAGAAGATTAACTGTCTGATGGGAGAGCAGAGCTGTGAATTCAAATGA